The following coding sequences are from one Xiphophorus couchianus chromosome 22, X_couchianus-1.0, whole genome shotgun sequence window:
- the angpt2a gene encoding angiopoietin-2a: MKMLNVDLLILSFCFGLGTQYGAVGKRQYQIQNGACSYTFLLPEQENCQSTYNYPDQKDGPMDDESVQRLEQLEMGMENNTQWLLKLENYIQDSMKYDMLQLQQAAVHNHTATMIEIGANLLSQTAEQTRKLTNVEAQVIHHTTRLERQLLENSHNLEKQLIVQSNEISKLNDKNSLLEKKVTEIEKQRQVEQKTLREEKEQLQSLILRQTAIIGQLEQQLLKVSSNNSVLHHQQQELLDTVNSLVQILSTGSIQEPKIAMMQDTPTTYMDCAAVYKSGNIKSGVYTLTIPNTTTEVKAFCDMETEGGGWTVLQKRFEGHVDFHRTWQEYKKGFGEPSGEYWLGNEFVSRLTIQQSYKLRVQLSDWEGNSAFSQYDQFSLDGEAQNYRIHLKGYSGTAGKISSIGQPGSDFSTKDADNDKCVCKCSQLTTGGWWFDACGPSNLNGMYYQNGQNSNRFNGIKWYYWKGSGYSLKSTTMMIRPTDFSALL, from the exons ATGAAGATGCTTAATGTGGATTTACTCATTTTAAGTTTCTGCTTTGGTTTGGGAACGCAGTATGGTGCTGTTGGCAAGAGACAGTATCAGATACAAAACGGCGCATGTAGCTACACTTTTCTGCTGCCTGAGCAAGAGAACTGCCAAAGCACCTACAACTATCCTGATCAAAAGGATGGACCAATGGACGACGAGTCGGTTCAGAGACTGGAACAACTGGAGATGGGCATGGAGAACAACACACAGTGGCTGCTTAAG TTGGAGAATTACATACAGGACAGCATGAAATATGACATGCTCCAGCTCCAACAGGCTGCCGTACACAACCACACGGCTACGATGATTGAAATTGGGGCAAACCTGCTGAGTCAAACTGCTGAGCAAACAAGGAAACTCACTAATGTGGAAGCGCAG GTAATCCATCATACAACTCGACTTGAGCGCCAACTTCTTGAAAACTCCCACAacttggaaaaacaacttatagTCCAGTCAAATGAAATCAGcaaactgaatgataaaaacAG CCTTCTAGAGAAAAAAGTGACAGAGATCGAGAAGCAGAGGCAAGTGGAGCAAAAAACACTTCGAGAAGAAAAGGAGCAGCTTCAGTCGCTAATACTGAGGCAGACGGCCATCATCGGGCaactggagcagcagctgctcaaaGTTTCTTCCAACAACTCTGTTTTACACCATCAACAGCAGGAGCTATTGGACACAGTGAACAGCCTAGTACAGATATTATCTACCGGTTCTATTCAAG AACCCAAAATTGCCATGATGCAAGACACTCCAACGACATACATGGACTGTGCTGCTGTCTATAAGTCAGGAAACATCAAAAGTGGCGTCTACACTCTCACAATCCCTAACACCACCACAGAGGTGAAG GCTTTCTGTGACATGGAGACAGAAGGAGGCGGCTGGACGGTACTACAAAAACGCTTCGAGGGCCATGTTGACTTTCACCGTACGTGGCAGGAGTACAAAAAG GGATTTGGAGAACCGTCAGGTGAATACTGGCTGGGAAATGAATTTGTCTCCAGACTGACAATTCAACAATCATACAAATTAAGAGTCCAGCTGAGCGACTGGGAAGGAAACTCTGCTTTCTCTCAATATGATCAGTTCTCTCTGGATGGCGAAGCACAAAATTACAG GATACACCTTAAAGGCTACAGTGGAACTGCAGGCAAAATAAGCAGCATTGGGCAGCCAGGAAGTGATTTTAGTACAAAGGATGCAGACAATGACAAATGTGTTTGCAAGTGCTCACAACTGACAACAGGAG GCTGGTGGTTTGATGCCTGCGGCCCATCCAATTTGAATGGGATGTATTACCAAAACGGCCAGAACTCCAACCGCTTCAATGGAATCAAATGGTACTACTGGAAAGGATCAGGATACTCACTGAAGTCGACTACCATGATGATCAGACCGACAGACTTCTCAGCCTTGCTTTGA